The following are from one region of the Primulina eburnea isolate SZY01 chromosome 17, ASM2296580v1, whole genome shotgun sequence genome:
- the LOC140817886 gene encoding uncharacterized protein → MDVVEHLGGTMLAPKAMLDGFWWQSSARVVQALGMDIVGPFLVARAQKKFLLVAVEYFSKWVEAEPLARITEKEVLKFLWKNITEVVNMIIVQALKTRVQGKGKEWLEELPSVLWAHMTTPRAPIQETPFHLVYGSKVVIPVEIEQYSVRVESYPDDNDQSRTMELDKVEEKREQAMIRMEAYRGRILKTNKRVRIRDFQIGNLVMKKVNPARDVGKLEARWE, encoded by the exons ATGGATGTTGTGGAGCATCTCGGAGGAACAATGTTGGCCCCAAAGGCAATGCTTGATGGATTTTGGTGGCAGAGTTCTGCTCGGGTGGTCCAGGCGT TGGGGATGGATATTGTTGGTCCCTTTCTAGTTGCCCGAGCTCAAAAAAAATTCCTTTTGGTGGCAGTTGAATATTTTTCCAAGTGGGTAGAAGCTGAGCCCCTAGCTAGGATTACTGAGAAGGAGGTTTTGAAGTTTCTATGGAAGAACATT ACAGAGGTTGTGAACATGATTATTGTGCAAGCCTTGAAAACTAGGGTGCAGGGCAAAGGAAAAGAGTGGCTGGAGGAGCTGCCTAGTGTTCTATGGGCACACATGACTACTCCCCGAGCACCTATTCAAGAAACTCCCTTCCATCTGGTGTATGGTTCTAAAGTGGTTATTCCTGTTGAGATTGAACAATATTCTGTccgggtagaatcttacccggATGACAATGATCAGAGCCGAACAATGGAGTTGGATAAGGTGGAGGAGAAGAGGGAGCAGGCTATGATTCGAATGGAGGCTTACAGAGGCCGTATTCTGAAAACCAACAAGCGAGTCCGGATCCGTGACTTCCAAATAGGCAATTTGGTGATGAAAAAAGTCAATCCAGCTAGAGATGTTGGTAAATTGGAAGCTCGGTGGGAATGA
- the LOC140817887 gene encoding uncharacterized protein encodes MTRSEVSGRMFKWTFVLGEYDIDYKPRAAIKVQALSDFLLEMIQPYEEEVWRVFVDGPSCLSGCGVGVVIIAPPGENSKLALRIDSRVTNNEVKYEAVLIGIQAAREIGASRIILYFDSQSVTEHIKGVYEAKDDRMLKYLKLIKAQAESFVDWSIEQIPRDENGEADALAKIAASLQEVNTQEVLHVTRLIFSMDEEIFPVSEDSWMARLIKFIVHKELPED; translated from the coding sequence ATGACTCGTTCAGAAGTTTCTGGGAGAATGTTCAAATGGACATTTGTGCTAGGAGAGTATGACATTGATTACAAGCCTCGGGCTGCTATCAAAGTACAGGCCCTGTCAGATTTCTTGTTAGAAATGATTCAGCCATACGAGGAGGAGGTCTGGAGAGTATTCGTGGATGGGCCATCTTGCCTCTCTGGGTGTGGGGTGGGAGTGGTGATAATAGCTCCACCGGGAGAGAATAGTAAATTGGCTCTAAGAATCGACTCCCGGGTGACCAATAATGAAGTAAAGTATGAGGCTGTTCTCATTGGTATTCAAGCTGCGCGGGAGATTGGAGCCTCCCGGATCATTTTATACTTCGATTCACAATCAGTTACAGAGCATATAAAGGGAGTTTATGAAGCTAAGGATGATCGAATGCTAAAATATCTAAAGCTCATAAAAGCACAGGCAGAATCTTTTGTGGATTGGAGTATTGAGCAAATCCCCCGGGATGAGAATGGGGAAGCAGATGCTTTGGCCAAAATAGCCGCCTCCTTACAGGAAGTCAATACCCAGGAAGTATTGCATGTTACCCGGCTAATTTTTTCCATGGATGAGGAGATATTTCCAGTGTCAGAGGATTCCTGGATGGcacgtctgatcaagttcattGTTCACAAAGAATTACCAGAAGATTGA